One Capricornis sumatraensis isolate serow.1 chromosome 8, serow.2, whole genome shotgun sequence genomic region harbors:
- the TMEM92 gene encoding transmembrane protein 92: MSDTGVASLLLLGLLAGLQQAAATCGLLFTCPNGCCESSCCQEYQPEWYEFFSGPLRIFVIIFLIIIPLLCICGVTKHLYLSCRKSEQEAPTALPEQPPIAPVERVTAPISEPPPPYSEIILKPVLGLPPLEPPPPYSFRPEEHAGVRRGIDSSTF; the protein is encoded by the exons ATGTCTGACACCGGGGTCGCCAGCCTCTTGCTGCTTGGCCTGCTGGCCGGCCTCCAACAG GCTGCAGCTACATGTGGTCTCCTCTT cacCTGCCCTAATGGATGCTGTGAGAGCAGCTGCTGCCAAGAGTACCAGCCAGAGTGGTATGAATTCTTCTCTGGCCCCTTAAG GATTTTTGTCATCATCTTCCTGATTATTATACCCCTCCTGTGCATCTGCGGCGTGACTAAGCACTTGTATCTCAGCTGCAGAAAGTCAGAGCAGGAGGCCCCAACAGCGCTCCCGGAACAGCCCCCCATTGCTCCTGTAGAGAGGGTCACAGCACCCATTTCTGAGCCCCCACCCCCCTACAGTGAG ATTATTCTGAAGCCTGTTCTGGGTCTGCCTCCCTTGGAGCCGCCCCCTCCCTACAGCTTCAGGCCTGAAGAACATGCCGGGGTGCGAAGAGGCATCGACAGCTCCACCTTCTGA